The stretch of DNA GCAAAAGAACGGGTAAATGTTGTAGCCGATGGCAGTGGAATTTATCTTGACGCCGTGACAGCCGGTGACGAGCCCTTTTATATGGCGGAGAATCTGCCGGGTGTGCCGGTGGTGACCAGTAGAAGACGTTTAGACGGCGGGCGTTACGCAGTTGATTCTCTTCATGCGCGAACCGTGATTCTTGATGACGGATTTCAGCACCAGGCGTTGGAAAGGGATCTTGATCTGGTTCTTTTCAAGGTGGATAGTTTCCTTGGCAATAACCGGGTTTTTCCCGGTGGCGACATGCGGGAACCGCTCATGGCCTTGCGTCGGGCCGATGCCTTTGTCCTGACCTGTGTCAATGACACCAATCGGGAACGGGCCCAGGCAATTAAGCGAGCGCTTCTGAAGAAATTTCCGCAAATTCCTGTTTTTACGGCGGAATATCATCCCATATGTCTGGTAACCCCCAATAAAAAAGAGATAGGTCTTGCAGAGGCGAAACGGAAGGCGTTTTTTGGTTTTTGCGGACTGGCGCAGCCCGCCTCTTTTGTGCGCAGCCTGGAATCTGCCGGTTTGCAAACCGTGGGCTTCCAGGTGTTTCGTGACCATTGCCGATATTTCAAACCCGAACTGGAGTTCCTGAAAAAACGGATTGCCGGATGTTCCGCGAATGCCCTTGTCACCACGGAAAAAGACATG from Desulfobulbaceae bacterium DB1 encodes:
- a CDS encoding tetraacyldisaccharide 4'-kinase; the encoded protein is MSEHLNILYGFGRPLSPFYGLAMSIRAAFYKKGLLRKQRLPVPVISVGNLTLGGTGKTPMTIYLAKLLRAHAPAIVSRGYGGRAKERVNVVADGSGIYLDAVTAGDEPFYMAENLPGVPVVTSRRRLDGGRYAVDSLHARTVILDDGFQHQALERDLDLVLFKVDSFLGNNRVFPGGDMREPLMALRRADAFVLTCVNDTNRERAQAIKRALLKKFPQIPVFTAEYHPICLVTPNKKEIGLAEAKRKAFFGFCGLAQPASFVRSLESAGLQTVGFQVFRDHCRYFKPELEFLKKRIAGCSANALVTTEKDMVKLAGKELPLPLYALRMEMRPEADFDAFVLGKISSTS